In Daphnia magna isolate NIES linkage group LG7, ASM2063170v1.1, whole genome shotgun sequence, a single genomic region encodes these proteins:
- the LOC116935938 gene encoding uncharacterized protein LOC116935938 isoform X1: MSIDSVAEYLLFLQLYDQYKLDCVRKGKTPNGLPVFLSNLKDAQRVTEHSSVSADVAVLGLVNPDSPFKSCGTFQEMNSHSTEANERRRKRALTMRKSLMASSSITEVKDNASLSPSCNSGVVSRQKMIAKRFNTSNTFKMHVYLMPHIGWLGTRASKQEKSNLADIYVSQRVVDFNVENTEEENYDAILKVYRDISLVLL; encoded by the exons ATGAGCATAGATTCAGTTGCCGAATACCTGCTCTTTTTGCAGTTGTACGATCAGTACAAATTAGATTGTGTGAGAAAAGGAAAGACTCCAAATGGATTGCcggtttttctttcaaatctgAAAGATGCACAACGTGTGACTG AACATTCCTCAGTTTCAGCTGATGTGGCTGTATTGGGATTGGTGAACCCAGATTCACCATTTAAATCGTGTGGAACTTTTCAGGAAATGAATAGCCACTCGACTGAGGCAaacgagagaagaagaaaaagagcgcTGACAATGCGAAAATCTTTAATGGCTTCTTCTTCAATAACAGAAGTGAAAG acaATGCATCCCTGTCTCCAAGTTGCAACAGTGGCGTCGTTTCACGTCAAAAGATGATAGCGAAAC GTTTCAACACATCTAATACGTTCAAAATGCATGTCTATTTAATGCCTCACATTGGATGGCTTGGGACGAGAGcttcaaaacaagaaaaaagtaatTTGGCTGACATATACGTTTCCCAGCGAGTGGTGGATTTCAACGTTGAAAATACTGAGGAAGAAAACTACGATGCTATTCTAAA GGTTTATCGCGATATTTCGCTGGTATTGTTATGA
- the LOC116935938 gene encoding uncharacterized protein LOC116935938 isoform X2: MSIDSVAEYLLFLQLYDQYKLDCVRKGKTPNGLPVFLSNLKDAQRVTVSADVAVLGLVNPDSPFKSCGTFQEMNSHSTEANERRRKRALTMRKSLMASSSITEVKDNASLSPSCNSGVVSRQKMIAKRFNTSNTFKMHVYLMPHIGWLGTRASKQEKSNLADIYVSQRVVDFNVENTEEENYDAILKVYRDISLVLL; encoded by the exons ATGAGCATAGATTCAGTTGCCGAATACCTGCTCTTTTTGCAGTTGTACGATCAGTACAAATTAGATTGTGTGAGAAAAGGAAAGACTCCAAATGGATTGCcggtttttctttcaaatctgAAAGATGCACAACGTGTGACTG TTTCAGCTGATGTGGCTGTATTGGGATTGGTGAACCCAGATTCACCATTTAAATCGTGTGGAACTTTTCAGGAAATGAATAGCCACTCGACTGAGGCAaacgagagaagaagaaaaagagcgcTGACAATGCGAAAATCTTTAATGGCTTCTTCTTCAATAACAGAAGTGAAAG acaATGCATCCCTGTCTCCAAGTTGCAACAGTGGCGTCGTTTCACGTCAAAAGATGATAGCGAAAC GTTTCAACACATCTAATACGTTCAAAATGCATGTCTATTTAATGCCTCACATTGGATGGCTTGGGACGAGAGcttcaaaacaagaaaaaagtaatTTGGCTGACATATACGTTTCCCAGCGAGTGGTGGATTTCAACGTTGAAAATACTGAGGAAGAAAACTACGATGCTATTCTAAA GGTTTATCGCGATATTTCGCTGGTATTGTTATGA
- the LOC123474605 gene encoding uncharacterized protein LOC123474605 gives MWHMDGFHKFDGWGFVHGIVDGHSKAIVGMQVSDNNRLTVVKLLHSSCIIWGTTACLRTDRGGENVLATDYMLNVRGVNRFSFFAGSSMRNQRIERQWRDTNQRGVRPLLNTFKDMENAGVIQSDSELDLFILHQVATNLFQRTLETYVDSWNNHPVRTEGKKTPNQLYISGLVLLKQLQEEGQFLRPRVELLQDDVLHLPDNFNDMEYLESIVGQFRQAREVPKFTNPLNAEEFVELHQIVNPQSVKLDNLSEKFILAKRFAIFVLSNRNEIAL, from the exons ATGTGGCACATGGATGGATTCCACAAATTTGATGG ATGGGGATTTGTTCATGGAATTGTTGATGGACATAGTAAGGCGATAGTGGGAATGCAAGTTAGTGACAATAACCGTTTGACTGTTGTCAAACTGTTGCATTCCAGCTGCATCATTTGGGGAACTACAGCTTGTTTAAG aACTGATCGGGGAGGAGAAAATGTATTAGCAACTGATTACATGTTAAATGTGCGGGGTGTAAATAGATTCAGTTTTTTCGCTGGCTCTTCCATGCGGAATCAAAGAATTGAACGTCAGTGGAGAGACACGAATCAACGTGGTGTTCGACCGTTACTGAACACGTTTAA AGACATGGAGAATGCAGGGGTTATCCAAAGTGACTCCGAACTAGATCTTTTCATTTTACATCAGGTGGCAACTAATCTATTCCAGAGGACTCTAGAAACATACGTAGACTCTTGGAACAACCATCCTGTACGgacggaagggaaaaaaactcCAAATCAGCTATATATTTCCGGCTTGGTACTACTTAAGCAACTTCAGGAAGAAGGACAATTTCTCCGACCACGGGTTGAACTTCTCCAG GATGATGTTCTTCATCTTCCGGATAATTTCAATGACATGGAGTATTTGGAATCGATCGTCGGGCAATTCCGACAAGCACGAGAAGTCCCCAAATTCACTAATCCCTTGAACGCTGAAGAATTCGTCGAACTTCATCAAATAGTTAATCCACAATCAGTTAAATTAGACAATTTAAGTGAGAAATTTATCCTTGCCAAAAGATTTGCAATTTTCGTATTAAGTAACAGGAATGAGATTGCATTGTAA
- the LOC123474606 gene encoding uncharacterized protein LOC123474606 isoform X1 — MDGRKKEQFTDVTFFCQSPDDNNEQHSLQNKLRANRSVVAAASRFFSILLPDCELDLDVCISIDLSFEELFCVLEYIYSGKLLCSVKSKDRILSILKEFDIFVPDHLQNSVDCGRNGSSEAEVEIIFEEAIASEPKTTKDPTNISEDKSPFATSADVRVVNSGELILREPNISSSNEDPFQYEEKLPEKFSNSHKMYSNKSKTHCGSKMAILNSNTNVTETIVEPEISRHKDPVFTVVTNQPTSLEETLESIVSSEIVAVEPQDNPPLSNCDVHRSSVEDEWTIQQIPDRQTVTVQFPAQILGSTTLSALKKGKRRKLHLLRKRLKTVTKIPKTVTKIPKIKTKKILLVTKKMMKSKVNQQYKHLTSLTIKVMVLNLHSTLK; from the exons atggatggaaggaaaaaagaacaattcacT gatgttacatttttttgccaGTCTCCAGATGACAATAATGAACAACACAGCTTACAAAACAAGCTCCGTGCTAACAGAA gtgttgttgctgctgccagCCGGTTCTTTTCCATCCTGTTACCTGATTGTGAGTTAGACCTAGATGTCTGCATCTCAATTGATCTGAGCTTTGAAGAACTGTTTTGTGTTCTTGAGTACATCTATTCTGGGAAGCTGCTGTGTTCAGTCAAAAGCAAAGACAGAATTTTAAGTattctaaaagaatttgatattttcgTGCCTGATCATCTACAGAATTCAGTAGActgtggaagaaatggaagtagtGAGGCAGAAGtggaaataatatttgaagaaGCCATTGCAAGTGAACCAAAAACTACTAAAGATCCCACAAACATTTCAGAGGATAAATCTCCCTTTGCAACTTCTGCCGATGTTCGTGTAGTAAATAGTGGAGAACTAATTTTACGAGAACCCAATATTTCAAGCTCCAATGAAGATCCCTTCCAGTATGAAGAAAAGCTTCCAGAAAAATTCTCAAACAGTCATAAGATGTATAGcaacaaaagtaaaactcattgtGGATCAAAAATGGCTATTCTGAATTCAAACACCAATGTTACTGAAACCATTGTTGAACCGGAAATCTCCAGACATAAAGATCCGGTCTTCACCGTAGTCACCAACCAACCCACTTCGCTGGAAGAAACGCTTGAAAGTATCGTATCGTCAGAGATTGTAGCGGTTGAACCTCAAGATAACCCACCGCTAAGTAATTGTGATGTGCATAGAAGTAGTGTAGAAGATGAATGGACTATTCAGCAAATACCGGATAGGCAGACCGTTACGGTGCAGTTCCCTGCCCAGATTCTTGGCAGTACGACTTTGAGCGcactaaaaaagggaaaaagaagaaaattacatttgTTGAGGAAGAGACTGAAGACAGTGACCAAGATCCCGAAGACAGTGACCAAGATCCCGAAGATCAAGACCAAGAAGATTCTCTTGGttacgaagaaaatgatgaagtcaAAAGTAAATCAGCAGTACAAACATCTAACCAGTCTGACGATCAAAGTAATGGTTTTGAACCTCCACTCAACTTTGAAGTAG